From the genome of Planctomycetota bacterium, one region includes:
- a CDS encoding DUF3311 domain-containing protein, whose amino-acid sequence MRKLLGALLVAAVAALHHDVWFWNDRTLLGGVLPVGLAYHLAYTALASATVWLLARLLREPPRNAERPPP is encoded by the coding sequence ATGAGGAAGCTCCTGGGGGCGCTCCTGGTCGCCGCCGTCGCCGCGCTTCATCACGACGTCTGGTTTTGGAACGACCGGACGCTCCTGGGAGGCGTGCTTCCCGTGGGGCTCGCGTACCACCTGGCCTACACGGCGCTCGCGTCGGCGACGGTCTGGCTCCTCGCGCGCCTCCTTCGGGAGCCGCCGCGGAATGCGGAGCGGCCGCCGCCATGA
- a CDS encoding sodium:solute symporter family protein — MIPTLVVFAYLGLVLYLGIFAFRKGKESGEDFFLAGRGLGGAVFLLSLFGSNMTAFSLLGSSGLAYRLGIGVYGLMASSSALVIPLTFLLIGPRLWSVGRRFGHMTQTQFLRDRWECGALGTVYFAVTTAMFVPYIVIAVMAGGHTLEAISSGRIPYALGGAIVALVVMGYVFFGGMRGTAWVNAFQSALFLAFGTIAFLVIVRSLGGLGETLARIAADPKTAPLLSRERIPPREFLSYMFIPLSTIMFPHISIMCLTARDPGHFRRTAAAYPFCILALWAPAVFLGVLGAARFPGLGPGESDEIIVRLLREHAGPLLSGVLSAGILACVMASDTQIMALSTMFTEDVLVYYGGRNRFGDRAQVWAGRAFIVGITAAAYAIAVALQDREGIFELAVRFAFSGFAALSPVLVAALFWKRSTKAGAWAATLWTAAGVLATAYLYAISTPGRPFPVLPDVFARTPGNVTMGGYLPVVPMVLGSAALMVGVSLLTRPPSAATIARYFPSPPDAPNPV, encoded by the coding sequence ATGATCCCGACTCTCGTCGTCTTCGCGTATCTCGGGCTTGTCCTCTACCTGGGGATCTTCGCGTTCCGAAAGGGAAAGGAGTCGGGAGAGGACTTCTTCCTGGCGGGGCGCGGCCTGGGCGGAGCGGTGTTCCTGCTTTCCCTCTTCGGCTCCAACATGACGGCCTTCTCCCTCCTCGGGAGCTCCGGGCTGGCCTACCGCCTCGGCATCGGCGTCTACGGCCTGATGGCCTCCTCGTCGGCGCTCGTCATTCCGCTCACGTTCCTTCTCATCGGTCCCCGCCTCTGGTCCGTGGGGCGGCGCTTCGGCCACATGACGCAGACTCAGTTCCTGCGGGACCGGTGGGAATGCGGCGCCTTGGGGACGGTCTACTTCGCCGTGACGACGGCGATGTTCGTCCCCTACATCGTGATCGCGGTGATGGCCGGAGGCCACACCCTCGAGGCGATCAGCTCCGGCCGGATCCCCTATGCGCTCGGCGGGGCGATCGTGGCGCTGGTCGTCATGGGCTACGTCTTCTTCGGAGGCATGAGGGGAACCGCCTGGGTGAACGCCTTCCAGTCCGCCCTCTTTCTGGCCTTCGGAACGATCGCCTTTCTCGTCATCGTCCGGAGCCTCGGAGGGCTGGGGGAAACCCTGGCCCGGATCGCCGCGGACCCGAAGACGGCGCCGCTGCTCTCCCGGGAACGCATCCCGCCCCGCGAGTTCCTGAGCTACATGTTCATCCCGCTTTCCACCATCATGTTCCCGCACATCTCCATCATGTGCCTGACCGCCCGGGACCCCGGCCACTTCCGCCGGACGGCGGCGGCCTATCCCTTCTGCATTCTGGCGCTCTGGGCCCCCGCGGTCTTCCTGGGGGTCCTCGGCGCCGCGCGATTCCCCGGACTCGGACCCGGAGAATCCGATGAAATCATCGTCCGCCTGCTGAGGGAACACGCCGGACCTCTCCTTTCGGGGGTCCTCAGCGCCGGAATCCTCGCGTGCGTCATGGCGTCGGACACCCAGATCATGGCGCTCTCGACGATGTTCACCGAAGACGTTCTCGTCTACTACGGCGGAAGGAACCGCTTCGGCGACCGCGCCCAGGTCTGGGCCGGACGGGCCTTCATCGTGGGCATCACGGCGGCGGCCTACGCGATCGCGGTGGCGCTCCAGGACCGGGAAGGCATCTTCGAGCTGGCGGTGCGGTTCGCCTTCTCCGGCTTCGCGGCGCTTTCGCCCGTCCTCGTCGCGGCGCTCTTCTGGAAGCGCAGCACGAAGGCGGGAGCCTGGGCGGCCACGCTCTGGACGGCGGCCGGCGTTCTGGCGACGGCGTACCTTTATGCGATCTCGACGCCGGGGCGGCCCTTCCCCGTCCTGCCGGACGTATTCGCCCGCACGCCGGGAAACGTGACGATGGGGGGATATCTCCCGGTCGTCCCGATGGTGCTGGGCTCCGCGGCGCTCATGGTCGGGGTATCGCTCCTCACGCGTCCGCCTTCCGCCGCGACGATCGCGCGTTATTTCCCCTCGCCGCCGGACGCGCCGAATCCCGTCTAG
- a CDS encoding MFS transporter translates to MTDGPRPRLTSTQWLICVIAVIGFAFDIYELLMLPLILRPALQELAGLQPGTAEYAHWARTLFYVPAIAGGIFGLLGGYLTDRLGRRRMLTFSILLYAFSAFFAGFSTSPGMLLFFRCLVFVGVCLEFVAAVAWLAELFDDPKQREKVLGYTQAFSSVGGLLVALAYERSVAWAADLPAIGNLFGPVKDPHAPWRYTLMSGLIPALPLIFIRPFLPESPKWQAKKAAGTLKRPSLAALFAPELRRTTLVTTAMFACSFGAAFGAIQQIPQIVPDLPEVKARAAEEVRRHLESPPVLEKTQGKSDEERRKLLEEERAKAGPRIARAVGQQTAARVQTVQEIGGLTGRVLLAFLATVIVSRIRLIRVFLVPGLVVMPFVFGYAAVRDLDLLYVGIFLAGVLTVGQFSFWGNYLPRVYPVHLRGTGEGFAANIGGRLIGTGFAWVAQTVAGIEALFPQGTSGAARLAYTGAAIALFVYLANFVLSFFMTEPEREELPE, encoded by the coding sequence ATGACCGACGGCCCCCGTCCGAGGCTCACAAGCACCCAGTGGCTGATCTGCGTGATCGCCGTCATCGGGTTCGCCTTCGACATCTACGAGCTTCTGATGCTTCCGTTGATTCTCCGGCCGGCGCTTCAGGAGCTGGCCGGGCTTCAGCCGGGAACGGCGGAATACGCGCACTGGGCCCGGACGCTTTTCTACGTGCCCGCCATCGCCGGCGGGATCTTCGGCCTCCTGGGCGGGTATCTCACCGATCGCCTGGGCCGCCGCCGGATGCTCACTTTCTCCATCCTTCTTTACGCGTTCTCGGCCTTCTTCGCGGGATTTTCCACCTCGCCCGGCATGCTTCTTTTCTTCCGGTGCCTCGTCTTCGTGGGGGTGTGCCTGGAGTTCGTGGCGGCGGTGGCGTGGCTGGCGGAGCTGTTCGACGATCCCAAACAGCGCGAGAAGGTTCTGGGATACACGCAGGCCTTCAGTTCCGTGGGAGGGCTTCTGGTCGCGCTCGCCTACGAGCGCTCCGTGGCCTGGGCGGCGGATCTGCCGGCCATCGGGAACCTGTTCGGCCCCGTGAAGGATCCGCATGCGCCGTGGCGGTACACGCTCATGAGCGGGCTGATCCCGGCCTTGCCGCTCATCTTCATCCGGCCGTTCCTTCCGGAGTCGCCCAAGTGGCAGGCCAAGAAGGCCGCCGGCACCCTCAAGCGTCCCAGCCTGGCGGCCCTGTTCGCGCCCGAGCTTCGGCGCACGACGCTCGTGACCACCGCCATGTTCGCCTGTTCCTTCGGGGCGGCCTTCGGCGCCATTCAGCAGATTCCGCAGATCGTGCCCGATCTTCCGGAGGTCAAGGCCCGCGCGGCGGAAGAGGTCCGGCGCCATCTGGAATCGCCGCCGGTTCTGGAGAAGACGCAGGGAAAGTCCGACGAGGAGCGGCGCAAGCTCCTGGAGGAGGAGCGCGCCAAGGCCGGCCCGCGCATCGCCCGCGCCGTGGGCCAGCAGACGGCGGCCCGCGTTCAGACGGTTCAGGAGATCGGCGGCCTCACGGGACGGGTGCTTTTGGCCTTCCTGGCCACGGTCATCGTCAGCCGCATCCGGCTCATCCGCGTGTTTCTCGTGCCGGGCCTCGTCGTCATGCCCTTCGTCTTCGGGTATGCGGCGGTGCGGGACCTGGACCTGCTGTACGTGGGCATTTTCCTGGCGGGGGTCCTGACGGTCGGCCAGTTCAGCTTCTGGGGCAATTATCTGCCGCGCGTCTATCCGGTGCACCTGCGGGGGACGGGGGAGGGATTCGCGGCCAACATCGGCGGGCGCCTGATCGGCACCGGTTTCGCCTGGGTGGCGCAGACCGTGGCCGGGATCGAGGCGCTCTTCCCCCAGGGGACGTCCGGGGCGGCGCGCCTGGCCTACACGGGGGCCGCCATTGCGCTCTTCGTGTACCTGGCGAACTTCGTGCTTTCGTTCTTCATGACGGAGCCCGAGCGCGAGGAGCTGCCGGAGTAG